The following proteins are encoded in a genomic region of Gossypium hirsutum isolate 1008001.06 chromosome D05, Gossypium_hirsutum_v2.1, whole genome shotgun sequence:
- the LOC121217629 gene encoding elongation factor 1-beta 2, with protein sequence MAVTFSNLHTESGLKALNDFLSGKSYISGNKLTKDDIKVYAAVLKNPGDSFPNVSQWYNSVSSQLAASFPGKAVGVGFGGKAAPAESAKAEAADDDDDLDLFGDETEEDKKAAEEREAAKKSAKKKESGKSSVLMDVKPWDDETDMKKLEEAVRSVEMPGLLWGASKLVAVGYGIKKLQIMLTIVDDLVSVDTLIEECLTTEPRNEYIQSCDIVAFNKI encoded by the exons ATGGCCGTCACTTTCTCAAATCTCCACACCGAGTCTGGTCTTAAAGCTCTTAATGACTTCCTCTCTGGAAAATCTTACATCTCTGG gaATAAGCTGACCAAGGATGACATAAAAGTTTATGCTGCTGTTCTGAAGAACCCTGGTGATTCTTTCCCCAATGTTAGCCAGTGGTATAATTCTGTTTCTTCTCAACTTGCGGCCAG CTTCCCTGGCAAAGCTGTTGGCGTTGGGTTTGGTGGCAAAGCTGCTCCAGCTGAGTCTGCTAAAGCTGAG GCTGCAGATGATGACGACGACTTGGATCTATTCGGTGATGAGACAGAGGAGGATAAGAAGGCTGCAGAGGAGAGGGAAGCTGCAAAGAAGTCAGCTAAGAAGAAAGAAA GTGGAAAGTCCTCTGTTCTCATGGATGTTAAACCATGGGATGATGAGACTGATATGAAGAAGTTGGAAGAAGCTGTTCGATCCGTTGAGATGCCTGGACTTTTGTGGGGAGCAT CAAAGCTGGTTGCTGTTGGTTATGGCATCAAGAAGCTACAGATCATGCTTACCATAGTGGATGATCTTGTTTCAGTTGATACCCTTATAGAGGAGTGCCTCACGACAGAGCCACGCAATGAATACATTCAAAGCTGTGACATTGTTGCATTCAACAAGATTTAG
- the LOC107959284 gene encoding beta-glucosidase 11 isoform X2 yields MDAAKLNLGFNLFFIFQLKFVVFAAVGGGGGCSRSDFPPGFVFGASTSAYQYEGAADKDGRTPSIWDTFVHAEGNFNEGNGDIACDGYHKYKEDVGLMVDTGLEAYRFSISWSRLIPNGRGPVNVKGLQYYNNLINELIKNGIQPHATLHHYDLPQTLEDEYGGWLNREIVKDFTAYADICFREFGDRVLYWTTVNEANVFVLGGYDLGFEPPQRCSAPSPFNCSKGNSSTEPYLAAHNILLAHAAVAKLYKKKHQEKQHGLVGFNLFNYWFVPLTNTTEDIIAVQRANDFYFGWFMHPLVYGDYPRSMKENAGSRLPAFTSSESKQVKGSFDFIGLNFYNTMSVKDQPSSLEMEHRDPAADMAIELIPFPHNASKFEFSVTPWALKGLLEYVKEAYGNPPIYIHENGQRTRQNSSLEDWPRVKSLNAYIGSVLDAIRNGSNTRGYFTWSFMDLFELLDGYESSYGLYYVDLEDPGLRRVPKLSAKWYSEFLKGKYVDFNEVIQLQDASFSDAQLTH; encoded by the exons ATGGATGCCGCAAAATTAAATCTGGGTTTTAACTTGTTCTTCATTTTTCAGTTAAAATTTGTAGTTTTTGCAGCTGTGGGTGGTGGTGGTGGATGTAGCAGAAGTGACTTCCCACCGGGCTTTGTTTTCGGTGCATCAACTTCAGCCTATCAG TATGAAGGTGCGGCTGATAAAGATGGTAGGACGCCTAGCATATGGGATACTTTTGTCCATGCTGAAG GGAATTTTAACGAAGGCAATGGAGACATAGCTTGTGATGGGTATCACAAGTACAAG GAAGATGTTGGACTCATGGTAGATACAGGCTTGGAAGCCTACAGATTTTCCATTTCATGGTCAAGGCTCATCCCCA ATGGAAGAGGACCTGTCAATGTAAAGGGCTTGCAATATTACAACAATCTTATTAATGAGCTAATCAAAAATG GAATCCAACCACATGCTACGTTACATCATTACGATCTGCCACAGACACTCGAAGATGAGTATGGAGGATGGCTTAATCGGGAAATTGT GAAAGATTTTACAGCATATGCAGACATATGCTTCAGAGAGTTTGGAGATAGGGTTTTGTATTGGACTACCGTAAACGAGGCCAATGTGTTCGTTTTAGGAGGCTATGACCTTGGATTTGAGCCTCCTCAGCGATGCTCTGCCCCTTCTCCGTTCAATTGTTCCAAAGGCAACTCATCAACCGAGCCATATCTGGCAGCTCATAATATCTTATTAGCACATGCAGCCGTGGCAAAGTTATACAAGAAAAAACACCAG GAAAAGCAACATGGACTTGTAGGGTTTAACCTCTTCAATTATTGGTTTGTTCCTTTAACAAACACAACTGAAGATATAATTGCTGTTCAAAGGGCCAATGATTTCTATTTTGGTTG GTTTATGCATCCCCTGGTTTATGGGGACTATCCTAGGTCAATGAAGGAGAATGCTGGTTCAAGGTTGCCTGCCTTCACCAGTTCTGAATCCAAGCAGGTCAAAGGGTCATTTGATTTCATTGGGCTTAACTTTTACAACACGATGTCTGTTAAGGACCAGCCTAGCAGTTTAGAAATGGAGCACAGAGACCCTGCAGCGGATATGGCCATAGAACTAATTC CTTTCCCACATAATGCATCAAAATTCGAG TTTTCTGTTACACCTTGGGCCCTCAAAGGGTTACTAGAGTATGTCAAGGAAGCTTATGGAAACCCTCCTATCTATATCCATGAAAATG GTCAAAGGACTCGACAGAATTCTTCATTGGAAGACTGGCCAAGGGTGAAGTCTTTGAATGCATATATTGGAAGTGTGCTTGATGCCATAAG GAACGGGTCGAATACGAGAGGATATTTCACATGGTCCTTCATGGATCTATTTGAATTATTGGATGGCTATGAATCAAGTTATGGTCTATACTATGTAGACTTGGAGGACCCAGGTTTGAGAAGGGTCCCTAAGCTTTCTGCTAAATGGTATTCTGAGTTTTTGAAGGGTAAATACGTGGATTTTAATGAAGTGATTCAGCTTCAAGATGCATCTTTTTCCGATGCTCAACTCACACATTAA
- the LOC107959284 gene encoding beta-glucosidase 11 isoform X1 — MDAAKLNLGFNLFFIFQLKFVVFAAVGGGGGCSRSDFPPGFVFGASTSAYQYEGAADKDGRTPSIWDTFVHAEGNFNEGNGDIACDGYHKYKEDVGLMVDTGLEAYRFSISWSRLIPNGRGPVNVKGLQYYNNLINELIKNGIQPHATLHHYDLPQTLEDEYGGWLNREIVKDFTAYADICFREFGDRVLYWTTVNEANVFVLGGYDLGFEPPQRCSAPSPFNCSKGNSSTEPYLAAHNILLAHAAVAKLYKKKHQKKLMQEKQHGLVGFNLFNYWFVPLTNTTEDIIAVQRANDFYFGWFMHPLVYGDYPRSMKENAGSRLPAFTSSESKQVKGSFDFIGLNFYNTMSVKDQPSSLEMEHRDPAADMAIELIPFPHNASKFEFSVTPWALKGLLEYVKEAYGNPPIYIHENGQRTRQNSSLEDWPRVKSLNAYIGSVLDAIRNGSNTRGYFTWSFMDLFELLDGYESSYGLYYVDLEDPGLRRVPKLSAKWYSEFLKGKYVDFNEVIQLQDASFSDAQLTH, encoded by the exons ATGGATGCCGCAAAATTAAATCTGGGTTTTAACTTGTTCTTCATTTTTCAGTTAAAATTTGTAGTTTTTGCAGCTGTGGGTGGTGGTGGTGGATGTAGCAGAAGTGACTTCCCACCGGGCTTTGTTTTCGGTGCATCAACTTCAGCCTATCAG TATGAAGGTGCGGCTGATAAAGATGGTAGGACGCCTAGCATATGGGATACTTTTGTCCATGCTGAAG GGAATTTTAACGAAGGCAATGGAGACATAGCTTGTGATGGGTATCACAAGTACAAG GAAGATGTTGGACTCATGGTAGATACAGGCTTGGAAGCCTACAGATTTTCCATTTCATGGTCAAGGCTCATCCCCA ATGGAAGAGGACCTGTCAATGTAAAGGGCTTGCAATATTACAACAATCTTATTAATGAGCTAATCAAAAATG GAATCCAACCACATGCTACGTTACATCATTACGATCTGCCACAGACACTCGAAGATGAGTATGGAGGATGGCTTAATCGGGAAATTGT GAAAGATTTTACAGCATATGCAGACATATGCTTCAGAGAGTTTGGAGATAGGGTTTTGTATTGGACTACCGTAAACGAGGCCAATGTGTTCGTTTTAGGAGGCTATGACCTTGGATTTGAGCCTCCTCAGCGATGCTCTGCCCCTTCTCCGTTCAATTGTTCCAAAGGCAACTCATCAACCGAGCCATATCTGGCAGCTCATAATATCTTATTAGCACATGCAGCCGTGGCAAAGTTATACAAGAAAAAACACCAG AAAAAATTAATGCAGGAAAAGCAACATGGACTTGTAGGGTTTAACCTCTTCAATTATTGGTTTGTTCCTTTAACAAACACAACTGAAGATATAATTGCTGTTCAAAGGGCCAATGATTTCTATTTTGGTTG GTTTATGCATCCCCTGGTTTATGGGGACTATCCTAGGTCAATGAAGGAGAATGCTGGTTCAAGGTTGCCTGCCTTCACCAGTTCTGAATCCAAGCAGGTCAAAGGGTCATTTGATTTCATTGGGCTTAACTTTTACAACACGATGTCTGTTAAGGACCAGCCTAGCAGTTTAGAAATGGAGCACAGAGACCCTGCAGCGGATATGGCCATAGAACTAATTC CTTTCCCACATAATGCATCAAAATTCGAG TTTTCTGTTACACCTTGGGCCCTCAAAGGGTTACTAGAGTATGTCAAGGAAGCTTATGGAAACCCTCCTATCTATATCCATGAAAATG GTCAAAGGACTCGACAGAATTCTTCATTGGAAGACTGGCCAAGGGTGAAGTCTTTGAATGCATATATTGGAAGTGTGCTTGATGCCATAAG GAACGGGTCGAATACGAGAGGATATTTCACATGGTCCTTCATGGATCTATTTGAATTATTGGATGGCTATGAATCAAGTTATGGTCTATACTATGTAGACTTGGAGGACCCAGGTTTGAGAAGGGTCCCTAAGCTTTCTGCTAAATGGTATTCTGAGTTTTTGAAGGGTAAATACGTGGATTTTAATGAAGTGATTCAGCTTCAAGATGCATCTTTTTCCGATGCTCAACTCACACATTAA
- the LOC107906743 gene encoding proteasome subunit alpha type-3 has protein sequence MSSIGTGYDLSVTTFSPDGRVFQIEYASKAVDNSGTVIGIKCKDGIVMGVEKLIASKMMLPGSNRRILSVHRHSGMAVAGLAADGRQIVARAKSEATSYQSVYGEPIPVKELAERVASYVHLCTLYWWLRPFGCGVILGGYDRDGPQLYMVEPSGISYRYFGAAVGKGKQAAKTEIEKLKLSEMTCREGVIEVAKIIYKVHDEAKDKAFELEMSWVCDESKQQHQKVPDDLLEEAKAAARVALEEMDAD, from the exons ATGAGCAGCATTGGAACTGGTTACGATCTCTCAGTCACCACTTTCTCTCCCGACGGCCGCGTTTTTCAGATCGAGTACGCCTCCAAGGCCGTCGATAACAGTGG AACTGTAATTGGAATAAAATGCAAAGATGGGATCGTTATG GGAGTGGAGAAGCTGATAGCATCAAAAATGATGTTACCTGGCTCTAATCGTAGAATCCTTTCCGTTCATCGTCATTCCGGCATG GCAGTAGCTGGATTAGCAGCTGACGGCAGACAAATTGTGGCCCGTGCTAAATCTGAAGCTACTAGTTATCAAAG TGTGTATGGTGAACCCATTCCTGTCAAAGAACTTGCTGAACGCGTTGCAAGTTATGTCCATTTATGCACTCTTTACTGGTGGCTCAGGCCTTTTGGCTGTGGGGTAATTCTAGGAGGTTATGATAGAGATGGACCCCAATTATACATGGTTGAACCGTCTGGCATCTCCTAT AGATACTTTGGTGCTGCAGTTGGGAAGGGAAAACAAGCTGCCAAAAC GGAAATTGAAAAGTTGAAGCTGTCTGAAATGACATGCAGAGAAGGGGTCATTGAAGTAGccaaaat CATATACAAGGTACATGACGAAGCAAAGGATAAGGCCTTTGAACTTGAGATGAGTTGGGTCTGTGACGAGTCCAAGCAACAACATCAAAAG GTTCCCGATGACCTTTTGGAGGAGGCTAAGGCTGCGGCTAGGGTTGCCCTAGAAGAGATGGATGCCGATTAA